One window of Papaver somniferum cultivar HN1 chromosome 9, ASM357369v1, whole genome shotgun sequence genomic DNA carries:
- the LOC113314026 gene encoding ATPase ARSA1-like, producing MAALYNIPSISSSTHSLSLPHHNQGCTKTAPMAMASFLSHLPKNQTPFSLLKISRTFTSISSNPTTRKPYRNLFQVRAVAAPAEAVAGFDEMAAGTQRKYYMLGGKGGVGKTSCAASLAVKFANSGHPTIVVSTDPAHSLSDSFAQDLTGGMLVPVQGLDNPLFALEINPEKAREEFRTASQGGGGSGGVKDMMDSMGLGMLVEQLGDLKLGELLDTPPPGLDEALAISKVMQFVESQEYNMFTRIVFDTAPTGHTLRLLSLPDFLDASIGKILKLKQKLSSATSAIKSVFGKEAKPDDSSAKLEKLKERMGKVRDLFRDTESTEFVIVTIPTVMAISESSRLHASLEKENVPVKRLIVNQVLPASASDCKFCAMKRKDQKRALDMIEKDPELSGLRLVQAPLVDVEIRGVPALTFMGDIVWK from the exons atggcAGCACTGTATAATATTCCCTCCATCTCCTCATCTACTCATTCACTTTCTCTTCCTCATCATAATCAGGGTTGTACTAAGACAGCCCCAATGGCTATGGCTAGTTTTCTTTCTCACTTACCTAAAAATCAAACCCCTTTCTCTTTATTAAAAATCAGTAGAACTTTTACCTCTATCTCTTCTAATCCAACTACTAGAAAACCTTACAGAAATCTATTCCAAG TGAGAGCGGTTGCTGCACCGGCAGAAGCGGTTGCAGGGTTTGATGAGATGGCAGCAGGGACACAAAGGAAGTATTACATGTTAGGAGGGAAAGGAGGAGTTGGTAAGACGAGTTGTGCTGCATCACTTGCTGTCAAGTTCGCCAATAGTGGGCACCCGACTATTGTTGTTTCAACTGATCCTGCACATTCATTGAGTGATTCATTTGCTCAG GATTTGACTGGAGGGATGCTAGTACCAGTTCAAGGACTTGATAATCCACTCTTTGCTCTTGAG ATAAATCCAGAAAAGGCAAGGGAAGAGTTTCGCACTGCAAGTCAGGGTGGTGGTGGAAGTGGCGGGGTAAAAGATATGATGGATAGTATGGGTCTCGGAATGCTTGTTGAGCAG TTAGGAGATCTTAAACTTGGAGAGCTGCTAGATACACCTCCTCCTGGTTTGGATGAAGCTCTTGCAATTTCTAAG GTTATGCAATTCGTTGAATCCCAAGAGTATAACATGTTTACACGAATTGTTTTTGATACAGCACCAACA GGTCACACTCTCCGGCTTTTGTCTCTGCCTGATTTCTTGGATGCATCAATAGGCAAAATCCTTAAG CTAAAACAGAAGTTATCTTCAGCAACTTCAGCCATAAAATCCGTTTTCGGAAAAGAAGCAAAGCCAGATGATTCT TCTGCCAAACTAGAGAAGCTGAAGGAGAGAATGGGAAAAGTACGAGACCTTTTCCGGGACACGGAGTCTACTGAATTTGTTATAGTAACTATACCTACG GTAATGGCGATAAGTGAGTCGTCAAGGTTGCATGCTTCCTTGGAGAAAGAAAATGTTCCCGTCAAGAGACTTATTGTCAATCAAGTTCTACCAGCATCGGCATCAGACTGCAAATTCTGTGCAATGAAACGGAAG GATCAGAAGCGTGCTCTTGATATGATTGAGAAAGATCCAGAATTGTCTGGGTTGAGGTTAGTCCAGGCACCCCTAGTTGATGTTGAGATCAGAGGTGTTCCAGCTCTTACATTCATGGGTGATATTGTTTGGAAGTAG